CAAAATAAGAAGTTTGGTTCAAAATCATTCTGTTAACCATTGAATTGTTCCTCCTCGATTATACTGTTCTCCTCTGGGCCATAACGCTCTTCCTCGATCTCTTTTAGCGTTTTACCTCGCGTTTCAGGCGCTAAAATAAGTCCAATAATTAAGTGAATGACCAAGAATGCGATCATCACCATACCCGCCGCTTTAAATCCTAGGAACGTAATCATAGCTGGCACGACTAGTGAAATCAAACCAACGCCGACACGCACTAATCCAAACATCATGCCTTGCACTTTTGCCCGATATTGCGTTTTGAAAAGTTCGCCAGCCCATAATCCGTAAAACGCTTGCGCTCCAAAACCAGCCGCAACACCCCACAAAATAATGAATAGCAACAGTTCCGTCATTCCCATCGAACCAAACGTCAAGATAATCCACGCCAGAATTCCCATGACGGCGCCAATCCCAAATAACAGCTTGCGGTTCATCTTATCGCCCAATTTAATGAAGACAAAGTAAGTCGAAAGAATCGTGAATACCCACAGTGTTCCTTGCAACAAGTTCGCGTGCGCCGAGGTCAATCCGCCAACCACTTGATAAATATACGGCATGAAATAACCCATGACGCCTGCAACTAAATTCCAGAAAAAGTAGATACCGAGCACGAGCGTAATCGCTTTTCGGTTCGCCTTAATCGTAAATAACTCCTTAATCGAGACTTTTTTACCCACATTCTCAGCTTTTGCATCCTCTTTCTTCTGATCTTCCCAAACTGTTGATTCATTGATTTGCTGCTGTAAAACCCACGTGATTAGAGCGATTACAAACAGCATTCCGAAAATAATTCGACTTCCCATCAAGCCAAGTGGCGCCATTAATACCGCCAAAAATAGCATCACAGCAGGCCCTACCGACCAAGCCAACTGCCCATATCCAACATGTGCTGCCCGATCTTTTGCTGGTGCTTCCTCCGCGATGTACGTCCAAGCCGCTGGAATCGCTGCTCCGACCGCTATCCCCGTGATAATATACCCTGTCAATAACATACCGAAATTCATTGATAGCGCTATCAAAAGCACACCAATCATATACACAATTAAATCATATTTATAGATAAACTTCCGTCCATATTTATCAACCAAAGCCCCACCAATAAAGGCACCAACTGCCGATCCAAACCCGTTCGCACTAACCGCGCCAAGCAAACCAACAGACGCATCCGATAGATTCAAATAATTCACCCATAACGTTAGTCCTCCAGCAGCAGCAACGATCGATCCAGCCTCCAGAAAATTCGACATCGACACAGTAAGAGTGGCTTTTAAACTTCCTTTACCTGCATTCGCCATACTTTTTCCTCCTTTTTATGTTACGCAAGATAAAAAACAGATGTTAAATTTTTCGAAACTGGGCTGTTGTCATCATTCGTTTCCATCAATGGCTCCATATACGCCCACCATTTTTTGCAAATTTCAGTCGATGCTATTTTGTCATATTTTTCTCTATTTTCTACTTCTAAGTACGCGAACAAAACGTGTGTATTATCATCCATGAAAATCGAATAATTCTGCGCGCCGTGTTCCTTCAGGACTTGCTCCATTTCTGGCCATAAATCATCGTGCCTCGCCTTGTATTCCTCCGCAAAACCGTCTTTTAAGTACATAATCGATGCTATTCTTTCCATGTTGCGACTCCTCCTATTATTCAGGGAAGCGCAAACTCGCCACTCCCCTGCTAAAATTTACTTCACGCCTACTTGCAAATATCCCGATTTCGCTGTGACGCCAAATGCATCCGCCAAATCTTGTAATTGTTGATCCGTAATCGTTTGGCGCGCGCCACCTTGTGCTTGCACTAACGTATAAACTTCCGCAGCCTTCTCAGCCGTTTCAATCAAACCAAATACTTCGTCCATCGTACTTCCCGCTCCAAAAATCCCGTGATGCGGCCAAATAACCAATCGGAATTCGCGCATTTTCGCAGCCGTTGCCATCCCAATCGCGTCCGTTCCAGGCACCATCCAAGGCAAAATCCCGACACCTTCTGGGAAAACGACGATACATTCCGTACACATTTGCCATAAAGTACGCGTGAAATCACGTTCTTCCAGCGAATGCGTAAATGTCATCGCGATAATGTTCGTCGCATGATTATGCATAATAATACGGTGCTCTGGATCAATTTTCAGGCGTTCGATGTGGCTCATGAAATGCGCCGGCAACTCACTTGTTGGCACGCCACCATCCGTGAAGCCCCACAGTAATTCGACACTTTTACCCGTCTCGGAAACCCGGATAATACCAAGATTCACATCAGGCGCATCGATGACATTTTTGAAATACTTGCCAGAACCCGTCACAATGAAATATTTCCCTGCAAGCGCCGTCGCGTCAAAAATCATCGGAATCGTGCGAATCACTTGGTTCGGATTAATATACTCACCAACCTCCGCCTCCGTAAGCAGATAACTGATATTCCCGCCATTTCTCTCATCCCAACCTAGACGATATAAATTCGCCGTTACTTTCATCATTTCCTGTACAAATGGTGCTGCTACAATATCTTTACTCAATTCCAATTGCCTCCTCAGACCGTTTTACCAAAACTTTTTCTTCATAATCCTTCACTTCTTTTAACCAAGCCTCACGAACCGGCACGTTTTGCGCCTCACAATAATAATCCCAAACTGCTGTAAAAGGAAAGTCCTTCAATTCCTCAGTCAGCGCCAATCGTGATGTATAATCGCCTTCCAATTCAATTTTGCGAAGATATTCCGTCGGCTCAAGCATTGCTTTCAAAAGGGATTTCAACGTATTTCGCGTCCCAATAACCCACGCCGCCACGCGATTAATCGTCGCATCGAAGAAATCCAGACCGATATGCGTTTTGCCCAGTAAATCATTGCGAACCAACTCACGCCCAATCTCCTGCAATTCATCATCCATAATCACGACATGATCGCTGTCCCAACGCACCGGACGACTAACATGCAACAGAATTCCCTCACTAAACAAAGATAACGATGACAGCTTGTTCGAAATCACTTCCGTCGGGTGGAAATGCCCCGCGTCCATACAAATCAACTTATTCCGCGTAATTCCATACCCCATGTAAAACTCGTGCGATCCCACCGTATAAGCCTCAGCACCAAGTCCAAACAACTTACTTTCCACAGCGTCCAGCGTATACTTCCGGTCCAACTCCTCCGCAAAAATCGTATCGAGCGACTCCATCAAACGCTTACGAGGCGCCAACCGATCAATCGGATTATCCTTGAAACCATCAGGAACCCAAAAATTATTGACTGAAGTTTGCCCTAATTCTTCACCAAAGTAAGCCGCAACTTTCCGAGCCCGCTTCCCATGCTCAATCCAAAAATCGCGAATCTTCTTATCTGGATGACTCAACGTAAAACCATCTTCCGAGTTAGGATGTGAGAAGAATGTGGGATTGAAATCTAAACCAAGACCTTGCTCCTTCGCCCAATCCACCCATTTTGCATAATGAGCCGGCTCAATCTCGTCCAAATCAACTTTTTCATCCGTATCTACATACATCGCGTGTAGATTCACCTTATGTTTCCCAGGAATTAGCGAAAACGCCTTCTCCAAATCTTGGCGTAACTGCGCTGGCGTATGCGCGGCACCAGGATAATTACCCGTCACCGAAATCCCGCCCGTCAGCTCTTGATCCGGATTCATAAACCCTGTCACATCATCACCTTGCCAACAATGCATCGAAATTTTCACATCCGCCAAACGCTTCAAAACATCATCTACATTCACCCCATACTTCGCATATTCCTCTTTTGCCCACTCATATTTCTGTTTCAATTTCTCGTTTCCCATTTAAAAAGCCTCCTGTTTTCCAGATATATTTTTGTACATTGCTCGAATTTCCATCATATTCACGCCATCACCCGGCGTATACGTAGTCAGCGGCGTCGACTTGCGAATCAACTCCCGAACCGCCGATATATCCTCAGCCTCGCCACTCGCAATCAACTGCACCGCCAAATTCCCAAGCCCAGTCGCCTCGGTTGGTCCCGCATGCACTGTGATCCCCGTCAAATCCGCCGTCAACTGGTTCAAAATTGCAATGTTCGCGCCACCACCAATAATATGGAGATGCTTAATCTCACGGCCCGTTAAAGCCTGCAACTGCTCAATCTGAATCGCATACTGAATCGCCAAACTATCATAAATAACACGCGCCAATTTTCCCGGTGTTTGTGGGATTTCCTGTCCAGTCTCCATACAATACGCCTGAATCTCCGCAATCATATCCGTTGGGTTCAAAAAGCGATAATCATCCACTCCAATCAAAACTCCAAAGGGCTCCTCGCGCGCCGCCAATTCCGCAAGCTCTGCATAACTATACGCATAATCCTGCATCCGCGCCACCTCTTGAATGAGCCACAATCCCATGATGTTTTTCAAGAAACGAAACGTATCATACGCGCCCCACTCATTCGTGTAATTCGCGGCAAACGCCTCCGCACTATTAATCGGATTCGCCAACTCCGCCCCAAGAAGCGACCACGTCCCACTCGACAAGAACGCCCAATCATCACCAACACCAGGCGCACCAAGCACTGCCGAAGCCGTATCATGCGTTGCAACCGTGATCACATCACAATCCGGCAAATCATACTTCTCATGCCACTCCGCAGAAATCTTGCCCAACATCTCACCCGGCTTCACAAACCGCGCAAACTGCCCAGCATCCAATCCCACTAAATCCAACAAATCCACATCAAACTGTTTCGTATGTAAATTCAGCATCTGCGTAGAAGAAGCGTTCGTCACCTCCGTCACACGTTTTCCAGTCAATAAATACCCCAAATAATCAGGCACCATCATGACCCCATTCGTCCGCGCCTTAAGCCCCGCATCCTCCATATATAATTGATACAACGAATTAAACTGCAAAAACTGAATCCCTGTCTTCGCGTAAATATCCGCAGCAGAAACCTCTGCTAAAACCGCATCCATCGCAAAATCCGTTCGCTTATCACGATAACTAACCACTTCATGTAATCGCTTTCCTTCTTGATCCAACAAACAATAGTCCACCGCCCACGTATCAATCCCCAACGTGCATCGCGTAACACCTGTTTTCTTCAATTTTTCCAAGCCAACCATAATATTTGTGAAAATATGATCAATATTCCATATGCATTTACCATCAACTTCTACAAAACCGTTATGAAAGCGATGAATCTCCGTTAACTCTATCTTCCCAGCCACTAGCTCGCCCAGAAGCAAACGCCCACTCGATGCGCCAACATCTACAGCCACATGTTTCAAAAGCTCCTCCTCCTTCATACTTTTAATTTATAAACCAAGAATACACCGAATCAGTCATTAAGTCAACATTTAATTTTATTATTTTGTAGTTTTATGTGGTTTTTATGTGTGTTTCAATTAAAACTTGCTTGTGATTGTACCATTGTTTACAATGAAATAGACAAGGATGTGATGAAAATGCTTGCTTTCGAGCGAAAAGACAAAATACTATCAGAAATAAAGAAAAACAAGAAAGTCCACGTATCCCAACTAGCTAAAATTTTCAATGTATCTGAAGAAACAATTCGGCGTGATTTAGACAAATTGGAGAAAGAAGGCATCGTGGACCGCAGTTACGGAGGCGCCACTTTGAGCCAACATACAAACGAAGATCTGCCATACGCAACAAGAAACGTCATCAAAGTCGAGGAAAAGAAGAAAATCGCAACAAAAACAACATCCCTCATCAAGACAGGCGATTCGCTCATTGCAGACACGAGTTCGACCGTTTTTGAAGCGCTGAACCTACTCGTCCGCGAGAAAGAGAATCTCACCATCATTACCAATTCGATCACAGCAGTCGACTTACTTTCCAAGTTCAAAGTCCACCTTATTCTGACCGGCGGAACTCTGCGCACCAAGTCCAACTCACTCATCGGCTCCGACGCCGCCAACACAATCAGCCGCTATTTCGTGGATTACGCGATCATCAGCTGCAAAGGCCTCACCATGGAAAACGGCATCACCGATTCCAATGAGCCCGAAGCTGAAATCAAAAATCACATGCTAGAACGCGCTAACAAAGTAATACTAGTAGCCGATTCCTCTAAATTCGACAAAAATGCCTTCATCAAAATCGTCGACATCTCAGAAATCGACTACCTCATCACCGACCAAGAACCCACACACGAGTGGCAACAATTCTTGAAGGAAAAAGATGTAACACTGATTTATTAACAATACAGAGCACCACTAAGATTCATAAAAAAGGCTAGAGCGTAGATGATTTCAGAACCATCTTACCCTCTAGCCTTTTTATTCATTCCTCATTTCCCAAAACACAAAAAAACCTCCAGAACAGCGAAATCCGCCATCCCAGAAGCCCCCACCAAACTTTCAGCGGGCCGACAGATGCTTAGATGCTAGGCAAAAGACGAGTACCGGAGCAGAGCGTATATTTATACGTGAGCACCGGAACGCAGTCTTTAACGACGCAGTTGAGCGTTTGTCGGCCCGCTGAATTTTATAGAAGGTGATTCATGTGCCCAATCTCCATTACCCAGTAAGATCCCATTACAATAACAATCGCAATGAATGCTGCAAATAGGATATTACCAACTTGGATACGTCCATTTTGGCCTTCCGTCATGTGCATGAACATCAATAATTGCAAAGCCGCTTGAACGAACGCGAAGATAAAGATAATCGTAATGATTAGTGATTTATCAAGCGTCGATTCAAATACAACCCAGACAGCTAGTAATGTTAACGCGATCGATAAGGCAAAACCAATGATATGTTTCCACGGAATACCTTCTTCGGCATGTGCCGTGTTCGCTTTATTTTTCGCCATATTAATTCACCATCCCTAACAGATAGACACCTGTGAAGATGAAAATCCACACAACGTCTAGGAAATGCCAATAAAGGCTTGAAATGAATACTTTTGATGCGGCTTGTGGTGTTAGACCACGCATTTTGATTTGGATCAGAATGAACGCGATCCAGAACAGACCAATCGTTACGTGGAGACCATGGGTACCCAGTAAAACGAAGAATGCAGACCAGTAAGAGCCGACTTTAAGTGTGACGCCTTCTGATACATAATGCGCGAACTCATAGATCTCAAAACCTACGAATCCAGCACCTAGAAGTAGCGTGATAATCGAATAAATCATCAGACGCTTAACGTTACCTTTGCGCATCTCACCAATGGCAAGACCACACGTAAAACTACTCGTTAAAAGTAAGAATGTCATGATTAGAACGAGCGGTAACTCGAACATTTCGGACGGTGGGTGACCCGCATTTGAGCCACCACTGAACATTACAAAATAAGTTGCAAACAATGTACCGAATAACGCAATCTCGGCGCCTAGGAAAATCCAGAAGCCTAAAATGTTTAAACGACCTTGTTCCGATTGATATTCTAACGGAAGGCTGGAATTTTCTTTTATAGGTTCCATGGGTTACCCTCCTTTATGCCAGTTTTAAATTCACGTGCTGCTTGTTCTTCGGTAGCCACGATTTCAGGTACTTCGACATGATAGCCGTCATCCTTCTTGAATGAGCGGTAAACCATACACGCAAGTACGCCGAGGCCGCCGATGATCCCAAGCCAGTACCAATAGAAAACTAGTCCAAAGCCAGCGATGAAGAAAAATACTGACATGATGAAACCTAGTGGTGTATTGTTTGGCATGTGAATATGTTTATACGCTTTGTCATCATTATATGTTTCGCCGCGTTGTTTTTTCTCCCAGAAATCGTCAAGATCGTTCCATTCTGGCAATTTAGCGAAGTTATATTTTGGCGGTACAGCTGAAGAAGTTGCCCACTCAAGCGTACGCGCATCCCACGGATCACCAGTTGTTTCGCGTTTAGAGTGTTTGTAACTGTAAACGATATTCCAACAAAGAATTAGGAATGCTGCTCCCATTAGGAACGCACCAACAGACGAGATAAAGTTAAGTGTACCCCAGCCGTCGCCTTCAACATATGTGCTGATACGACGTGGCATACCATCAAGACCTAGGAAATATTGTGGGAAGAAACATACGTTAAATCCGATCACAAATACCCAGAAGAACCACTTACCGATTTTCTCATTCAAGCGATAACCGACCATTTTTGGATACCAGTAAATCAAACCTGCAAAACAGGAGAATACGGTTCCGGCGATTAAAACGTAATGGAAATGCGATACTAGGAAATACGTGTTGTGATATTGATAATCGGCTGCTGCCATCGCGAGCATAACCCCTGTAACCCCACCAATAACAAAGTTCGGTATGAATGCCAGTGACCAAAGCATCGGTGTGGTGAAGGATATTCGCCCTTTGTACATGGTAAAGAGCCAGTTGAATATCTTAATCCCGGTCGGTATCGCAATCATCATCGTCGTAATCGAGAAGAACGAGTTAACTGCTGCCCCAGAGCCCATTGTAAAGAAGTGGTGGACCCAAACTAGGAAACTTAGTAAAGAAATAACAACAACGGCCGCGACCATCGCTGGATAACCGAATAGTTTTTTCTTCGAGAATGTTGAGATGATCTCGGAGAATATCCCGAACGCCGGCAAAATAACAATGTATACTTCCGGATGTCCCCAAACCCAGAACAGGTTGGCCCACATCATCGGAATTCCGCCATTTGCGAGTGTAAAGAATGCCGTTCCGAATAGACGGTCAAACGTCATTAGAGCTAGCGCCACAGTAAGTACTGGGAACGCGAATACGATAATTAAACAAGTTATAAGAGATGTCCACGTGAACATTGGCATTTTCATTAATGTCATGCCCTTCGTTCGCATCCGTAAAATTGTAACCATAAAGTTGATCCCGGTCATAAGCGTACCAATACCGGCGATCTGGACCCCGAGTAAGTAGAAGTTAATCCCATAACCCGGACTAAATTCCTCGGCGAGTGGTGCATAGTTTGTCCAACCAGCTGCTGGGCTACCACCGATTACGAAGGAAATATTGAAAAGCATTGCCCCCATAAAGAATGTCCAGAAACTTAAGTTGTTCAAGAATGGGAATGCTACGTCACGCGCCCCGATTTGAAGCGGCACAACGATATTCATTAAACCAATAACGAACGGCATTGCCATAAATAAGATCATGATTGTTCCGTGAGTTGTAAATACTTCGTTGTAATGCTGGGCGTCAAGAAACTCCATCCCTGGCATCGCAAGCTGAGTACGGATCATTAATGCATCGACCCCACCACGGAAAAACATTAGTACTGCTGCCAAAAGATACATGATCCCAAGGCGTTTGTGGTCAACGGAAGATATCCATTCAGTGAATAGCCATTTCCATTTTTTTGTATAAGTTAGTAACACGACGATACCAATGCTGACTAGAGCGATCGAAATTTGGGCTCCTAAAATCAGCGGGTCGCCGGTGATGATAAATTCATCTAAACTCATGTTGAAATACCCCCCTTTTTAGTGTCCCGATTGATCGTGATCTGTTGCCTCATCGGTTTTAATTTCTTTACCCATTTTTTCCATTTCTTCATCGTAATGCTTATCTTTCTTATATCCAGTGCCATTTTTGATAATCATCGGAGACATATCCATATCTTCAAAACGTGGATTAGTAATGGTAACTGGACGTGCTGGTAAAATTGGCTTGGCTGTTCTTGTATCTTTTGCGTTTGGATCATGTGGGTTGGTTAATTCAAAACCGTACCGTTTATACGCATAGAAAACGTACTCTGGGTCCGCTGCTGGATCGACAAACGCCATATGTGTGCCTGCATAAGATTGTGGTTTCACGTTTCCTGGTAATAATAATTTGTCGTAACGGTCTTGCGAGATTGTTGGGGAGTCCGCCTTCACTTTAAGCGCCCACTTCTCAAAATCTTTTGGTTTTTGTGCGACAACATCGAATACTTGTCCAGCAAAACCTTCTCCGTTAAAGTTCGAATTACGTCCTTTAAACGTCCCTGTTTCGTCGGCCTGCAAGTACAAGTCCATCGTCATACCACTCATCGCGTACTTCTGACCACCAAGTTGTGGCACCCAGAAACTCGTCATCGAGTCTGCCGCGGTAAGCTTGAATAATACCGGTCGATCCGTTGGAATATGTACATAGTTTACAGTTTCAATCGACTGATCTGGATAACTAAAGAACCATTTCCAGTTTGCGCTAGTCGCATAAATAACAATTGGATCCTTGTGTGACGTAACTTCTGGTGCTTTTTCGTTCGCATAAATTGTTTTAACAGTAGGAATAGCTAATGCAATAACAATCGCAACCGGAATTAACGTCCATAAAATTTCTAACTTCGCACTACCATGCATGTTTGGTTCATAGTTGGAATGATCTGCTCTCTCGCGGTATTTCGTAATCATGATTACAAATAACACGAAGATCGTTAGTACAATAATAAGCATGAAAATAATCGAATAAATGATTAGATCGCTTTGACTTTGCGCTACCGGACCTTTTGGATCTAGTACCGTTAAATCACCACAGCCGCTAAGGAGTCCAACAAAGACTAGCGTGACTGTAAGTAGCAATGACTTGAGCATTTTTGACACCCGAATCCCCTTCTTTCCTTTTGATGTTTGTTGCTATGTATTTTTGCGCAAAAATACAAGCTCGCTTTTCGTATATCGACAAATAGTTGTAGACATACTGCTCCCTGATTTCCCGTCAGCAAGCTTCCCCTAATTGATAATATATCTAATATACGGCCAACTAGATTGTGTAGATTTCTCACAATATCACAAACTTATAGAGCGTGAAATTATGAATTTGAAACTGCATGTGCATACTCGTATACTATTATAGCGTATTTGTTACTTATATTCAAAGCATCGAGACAAGTTATTTTTTTCACAATCTCAAACGTTACTATGTGAGCATATATCTCTAATAGAAATCATTCGTTACTAATATTCTTTATTATCTACAAGGTAAGTGCCCTCGCCAATCTTTTTTGTGTGGCATATCACAATACAAACCTATTGACCTATAGTTAATATCTGTAAAAGCGCTTTCTTCTGTGAATATAAGATCTTTGTGTCTAGGCGCCTATGCAGAAATTGGTCTAGTCCCTGCATACAATGCTTCATTTTCACAATATATGGGTTACTTTTCAAATGACTAGGGTAGATATGGTAATGAGCGAGGAAGATGGCTCAAAATAGAAGAAGGAGTGTTAGTCTATGAAGAAAGTTTTAGGGAAATCAGTTTTATTTTTGGTGGCGTTTACATTATTGGTCGCGACCTTTGCACCTGCCGCGTCAGCACACGGTTACATCTCAAAACCGGAAAGTCGGGCTTATTTGGCTAAATTGGGTATTAACCAAAATGCCGGCGCAATTCAATGGGAACCACAAAGTGTTGAAGCTACGGGGAACTTCCCACTTGGCGGACCATCTGATGGCACGATTGCGGGCGGAGGTAAATTTCCAGAAATGGACGCCCAAACACCGGATCGTTGGCACCACGTTGACCTTTTAGGTGGACAAAATAATTTCACTTGGACGCTAACTGCACTTCACAGAACGAAAGAATATAAATATTATATTACGAAAAAAGACTGGAACCCAAACAGCCCGCTTACTCGTGGTGACCTTCAATTGTTGACGACCATTAACGCTAACAATGAAGTTCCATCCTCAACAACAGTAACTCATCAAGTTCCACTACCAACTGATCGCAATGGTTATTATGTTGTACTTGGCGTTTGGGAAATTGCGGATACTGGCAATGCCTTCTATCAAGCAGTCGATGTTAATTTGATTAATAACGGAACAATGACCTTGAAATAAGCACATGATTTAAAAATTATAAACGAGAAGCTGGTGACTTTTAGCAATGATTTATATTGTTACTAGTCACCAGCTTCTTTCTGTATTTTTTTTGACGGTTCTAAAAAAAAATTTATACTACCAAAAAAGAGTGGCAAAAATGCTGAAAAATATATAGTAATTACTATATAAACATGCTATTATATAGTTATGAGTATATAAAGACGGTGATTCAAAGCATAATATTATATGATAAAGGAGGTAATATGTCAAATGAATTTATTAAAAATCGAGGCGCTTTATATGTATATCGATATAGGTAATAGTCGCTCCACTTTTTCTACACTCCACGATGGGACAAACATTCTTACCTATCTCGCCGATACTATCAATGCAAACTACGCAAACGATTTATTGACGCCTTTTACAATTAAGGATGGTGATGCTATCGTTGGTGGCGTTAGTAATTTCCAACTACTGCTCGATATTTATAGCGATTGCCTTACAACTTATTATTCGCCTGATTTTAAAAACCGTTTCAACAACATACCTGCAGTAACCAATGAAACGCTCCATTTTTATTTTGGTGCGGGCATCGGGCATATTGATACACCATCAACAGAGGATTTGCATGATATCAATATTGTGAACGGAACTAGCATTATTAACGCGATTGAAGCGTCTGAAAAGGCCAAAGTTGTCATGAAATCACGCCTCACTCAAAAGCGGAGCGCAGTTTATAGTGAAGCGGACTATTTTTTTAACAAGCAACCATTTAAATTCTATTGTTTAGCTGAGACACAATCGTTTGGTAGTGCTTTGAATGCGCTTTTTTTCCTTGCATTTGAGCAGTTAATCAAGAGCGATAAACAGCAACACCTTTTTCGTATCAAAGATAGCCATCCTGATTATAGTAATATTGAAATTGGTACGGAACTTGGCTATAACTCGATTAGCAAAGCGGATATTTCTTCGCGTGTCAGCGTTTTGATCGCTAATTCTGACTATTTTCTCTACAAAAAGGTGCGGATGGATATTGTGAACTATTTACTCGATTTACAACAAATCATGAAGGGAGCAGGTCATGACTAACTTACTTTTCCCACTACTTCTATGCCATTTTATAGCGGATTTCATGCTGCAGACAAACAAAATGGCTAGCGTCAAAAAAGAAGCCTTTTCAAATCATAAAATAAAGATCCTGATGCAGCATATTGCTCTTCATTTTAGCCTGTATTTTATCGCTATTTTCGTGTACTATTATTGGTTCGATCGCACGACAAGCTTTTGGTTACTACTCGCTATGATCATCGGTATTTCAATCACCCACTTTTTCATCGATCTGGCAAAAGCCCCCACGGAAAAACTATTTCATGACAGCAATATTGTTCGATTATTCATGTATATAGCTGATCAAATTCTACATATCGCCATTATATATGTCGCTACCTGCCTTGTTCTCAACTCAC
The sequence above is drawn from the Listeria weihenstephanensis genome and encodes:
- the qoxA gene encoding cytochrome aa3 quinol oxidase subunit II — its product is MSKMLKSLLLTVTLVFVGLLSGCGDLTVLDPKGPVAQSQSDLIIYSIIFMLIIVLTIFVLFVIMITKYRERADHSNYEPNMHGSAKLEILWTLIPVAIVIALAIPTVKTIYANEKAPEVTSHKDPIVIYATSANWKWFFSYPDQSIETVNYVHIPTDRPVLFKLTAADSMTSFWVPQLGGQKYAMSGMTMDLYLQADETGTFKGRNSNFNGEGFAGQVFDVVAQKPKDFEKWALKVKADSPTISQDRYDKLLLPGNVKPQSYAGTHMAFVDPAADPEYVFYAYKRYGFELTNPHDPNAKDTRTAKPILPARPVTITNPRFEDMDMSPMIIKNGTGYKKDKHYDEEMEKMGKEIKTDEATDHDQSGH
- a CDS encoding lytic polysaccharide monooxygenase, translating into MKKVLGKSVLFLVAFTLLVATFAPAASAHGYISKPESRAYLAKLGINQNAGAIQWEPQSVEATGNFPLGGPSDGTIAGGGKFPEMDAQTPDRWHHVDLLGGQNNFTWTLTALHRTKEYKYYITKKDWNPNSPLTRGDLQLLTTINANNEVPSSTTVTHQVPLPTDRNGYYVVLGVWEIADTGNAFYQAVDVNLINNGTMTLK
- the qoxB gene encoding cytochrome aa3 quinol oxidase subunit I, with amino-acid sequence MSLDEFIITGDPLILGAQISIALVSIGIVVLLTYTKKWKWLFTEWISSVDHKRLGIMYLLAAVLMFFRGGVDALMIRTQLAMPGMEFLDAQHYNEVFTTHGTIMILFMAMPFVIGLMNIVVPLQIGARDVAFPFLNNLSFWTFFMGAMLFNISFVIGGSPAAGWTNYAPLAEEFSPGYGINFYLLGVQIAGIGTLMTGINFMVTILRMRTKGMTLMKMPMFTWTSLITCLIIVFAFPVLTVALALMTFDRLFGTAFFTLANGGIPMMWANLFWVWGHPEVYIVILPAFGIFSEIISTFSKKKLFGYPAMVAAVVVISLLSFLVWVHHFFTMGSGAAVNSFFSITTMMIAIPTGIKIFNWLFTMYKGRISFTTPMLWSLAFIPNFVIGGVTGVMLAMAAADYQYHNTYFLVSHFHYVLIAGTVFSCFAGLIYWYPKMVGYRLNEKIGKWFFWVFVIGFNVCFFPQYFLGLDGMPRRISTYVEGDGWGTLNFISSVGAFLMGAAFLILCWNIVYSYKHSKRETTGDPWDARTLEWATSSAVPPKYNFAKLPEWNDLDDFWEKKQRGETYNDDKAYKHIHMPNNTPLGFIMSVFFFIAGFGLVFYWYWLGIIGGLGVLACMVYRSFKKDDGYHVEVPEIVATEEQAAREFKTGIKEGNPWNL